A DNA window from Helianthus annuus cultivar XRQ/B chromosome 15, HanXRQr2.0-SUNRISE, whole genome shotgun sequence contains the following coding sequences:
- the LOC110912597 gene encoding 60S ribosomal protein L27: MVKFLKPNKAVVVLNGRFAGRKAVIVRQFDDGTRDRPYGHCLVAGISKYPKKVIRKDSAKKTAKKSRVKAFIKLVNYNHIMPTRYTLDVDLKDVVTVDVLQSRDKKVTACKETKARFEERFKTGKNRWFFSKLRF; the protein is encoded by the coding sequence ATGGTGAAGTTTCTGAAACCAAACAAGGCAGTGGTGGTCCTCAACGGCCGTTTCGCCGGCCGTAAGGCCGTCATCGTGAGGCAATTCGACGACGGAACTCGCGACCGTCCCTACGGCCACTGCCTGGTTGCCGGAATCTCCAAGTATCCGAAGAAGGTGATCCGAAAGGACTCAGCGAAGAAGACAGCTAAGAAGTCGCGCGTGAAGGCGTTCATCAAGCTTGTGAACTACAACCACATCATGCCGACAAGGTACACGCTCGATGTGGATCTGAAAGATGTTGTTACGGTTGATGTGCTTCAGTCGCGTGATAAGAAGGTGACCGCTTGTAAGGAGACTAAAGCTAGGTTTGAGGAAAGGTTTAAGACTGGCAAGAACCGGTGGTTCTTCTCGAAGCTTCGATTCTGA